A window from Actimicrobium sp. CCC2.4 encodes these proteins:
- the pcaF gene encoding 3-oxoadipyl-CoA thiolase: protein MFTQAFICDAIRTPFGRYGGGLSTIRTDDLGAIPLAALMVRNPSVDWEQVNDVLFGCANQAGEDNRNVARMASLLAGLPVGVSGATINRLCGSGLDAIGTAARAIRSGEAGMMIAGGVESMSRAPFVMGKAGSAFARDTQLFDTTIGWRFINKLMKTQYGVDSMPETAEHVATEFGIDRAAQDRMALNSQRKALAAQFSGFFDAEITPVTLAQRNGEPLIITQDEHPRATTAEALAKLKPIVRPDGTVTAGNASGINDGACALLLADERTALKNGLVPKARVIAMATAGVPPRIMGIGPAPATRKVLVQAGMTLDQMDVIELNEAFAAQGLAVMRDLGLQDDDPRVNPNGGAIALGHPLGASGARLVTTAINQLHQTQGRYALCTMCIGVGQGIALIIERV, encoded by the coding sequence ATGTTCACTCAAGCCTTCATCTGCGATGCGATTCGCACCCCCTTCGGCCGCTACGGCGGCGGCCTCTCCACGATCCGTACCGACGACCTCGGCGCCATCCCGCTGGCCGCGCTGATGGTGCGCAATCCATCGGTCGATTGGGAGCAAGTCAATGACGTGCTCTTCGGTTGTGCCAACCAGGCCGGCGAAGATAACCGCAACGTCGCGCGCATGGCATCCCTGCTGGCCGGCTTGCCGGTGGGCGTATCGGGTGCGACGATCAACCGGCTGTGCGGTTCGGGTCTCGATGCGATCGGCACCGCCGCCCGCGCGATCCGCTCCGGCGAGGCCGGCATGATGATCGCCGGTGGCGTCGAATCGATGAGCCGCGCACCGTTCGTGATGGGCAAGGCCGGCAGCGCGTTCGCCCGCGACACGCAATTGTTCGACACCACCATCGGCTGGCGTTTCATCAACAAGCTGATGAAAACCCAGTACGGCGTCGATTCGATGCCAGAGACCGCCGAACATGTCGCGACCGAATTCGGTATCGACCGCGCCGCGCAAGACCGGATGGCACTGAACTCGCAACGCAAGGCACTGGCGGCGCAGTTCTCGGGCTTTTTTGATGCCGAAATCACGCCGGTCACGCTGGCGCAACGCAATGGCGAACCGCTCATCATCACGCAGGATGAACACCCGCGCGCCACCACCGCCGAAGCGCTGGCCAAGCTCAAGCCCATCGTCCGTCCGGACGGCACCGTCACCGCCGGTAACGCCTCCGGCATCAATGATGGTGCGTGCGCGCTGTTGCTGGCCGACGAGCGTACCGCGCTGAAAAACGGCTTGGTGCCGAAAGCCCGCGTGATCGCGATGGCCACCGCCGGCGTGCCGCCGCGCATCATGGGCATCGGCCCGGCACCGGCCACGCGCAAGGTGCTGGTGCAGGCCGGCATGACGTTGGACCAGATGGATGTGATCGAATTGAACGAAGCCTTTGCCGCGCAGGGGTTGGCGGTCATGCGCGACCTCGGCTTGCAGGATGACGACCCGCGCGTCAATCCGAATGGTGGTGCGATCGCGCTCGGCCATCCGCTCGGTGCGTCCGGTGCGCGGCTGGTCACGACGGCGATCAATCAGTTGCATCAGACGCAGGGGCGGTACGCGTTGTGCACGATGTGTATCGGGGTCGGGCAGGGGATTGCGCTGATTATCGAGCGGGTTTAG